In Bacteriovorax stolpii, a single genomic region encodes these proteins:
- the bfr gene encoding bacterioferritin translates to MKGSQAIIDALNSVLTKELTAINQYFLHARMLQNWGLDKLGRLEYKASIDEMKHADELIKRILFLEGLPNLQKIDRIRIGQTVQEVMEADLEVENEAIPHLKKCIKLAESESDYVTRDLFLHILESEEEHVDWLETQVGLVKQVGIQNYIQSQIEMEKDS, encoded by the coding sequence ATGAAAGGAAGTCAGGCAATCATTGATGCTCTTAATTCTGTTCTTACAAAAGAGTTAACAGCAATCAACCAATATTTTCTTCACGCAAGAATGCTACAAAACTGGGGGCTAGATAAACTAGGCCGCCTTGAATACAAAGCTTCAATCGATGAAATGAAACACGCTGATGAACTTATCAAGCGCATTCTTTTCCTTGAAGGGCTACCAAACCTACAAAAAATTGACCGCATCAGAATCGGGCAAACTGTTCAGGAAGTGATGGAAGCTGACCTTGAAGTTGAAAACGAAGCTATTCCTCACCTAAAAAAATGCATTAAGCTTGCTGAGAGCGAATCTGATTACGTAACCCGCGACCTGTTCCTTCATATCCTTGAGAGTGAAGAAGAGCATGTGGACTGGCTTGAAACTCAAGTTGGACTTGTTAAGCAAGTGGGAATCCAGAACTACATCCAATCTCAAATCGAGATGGAGAAAGATTCTTAA
- a CDS encoding MBL fold metallo-hydrolase, with protein MNTLKKNSLVLLSFPVGNYQCNCSILYSDKTREAIIIDPGNDHDFILQKVKDLNIKVKKLIHTHAHFDHIGRSTEVANATGATLHLHKGDQFLYDALPQQGVFFRQVVGAPRPIDSYLEDNEEFSFLDPEIKTFLKTIHTPGHTPGSCSFYTEYFDEPMLFAGDTLFQRSIGRSDLPGGDGRLIIKSIKERLFNLPDETRVIAGHGDETRIFEEKKYNPFLC; from the coding sequence ATGAATACATTAAAGAAAAACTCGCTCGTTCTCCTAAGCTTTCCCGTCGGCAATTACCAGTGTAACTGCTCTATCCTCTATTCGGATAAAACCCGCGAGGCCATCATCATCGACCCGGGAAATGACCACGACTTCATTTTGCAAAAAGTAAAAGACCTCAATATCAAAGTCAAAAAGTTGATTCACACTCACGCGCACTTTGATCACATCGGCCGAAGCACGGAAGTGGCCAATGCCACAGGAGCAACTCTTCATCTGCATAAAGGCGATCAGTTTCTCTACGATGCTCTTCCACAACAAGGTGTCTTTTTCAGGCAAGTCGTCGGCGCTCCTAGGCCAATTGACTCTTATCTTGAAGACAATGAAGAGTTCTCTTTTCTCGACCCGGAAATTAAAACATTCCTAAAAACCATTCACACTCCAGGACATACACCTGGTTCATGTTCGTTTTATACAGAGTATTTTGATGAGCCAATGCTCTTTGCCGGCGACACTTTGTTTCAGCGCTCAATCGGAAGAAGTGACCTTCCAGGTGGAGATGGCAGATTGATTATTAAATCGATTAAAGAGAGGCTTTTTAATTTGCCGGATGAAACCAGAGTGATTGCGGGCCACGGTGATGAGACCCGCATCTTTGAAGAGAAAAAATACAATCCATTTCTTTGTTAG
- a CDS encoding VOC family protein, producing the protein MKLGYVIYYVESVEATIAFYENAFGFSRKFVHESGEYGELATGETTLSFASLNMAEMNGIGFTGRAKDFKSAEMEIGLVTSDVLAAHKKAVSAGATEVKEPTQKPWGQTVSYVRDPNGFLIEICSPIG; encoded by the coding sequence ATGAAACTTGGATATGTGATTTATTATGTAGAAAGTGTTGAAGCAACGATTGCGTTTTATGAAAACGCTTTTGGTTTTAGTCGCAAGTTTGTTCATGAGTCAGGTGAATACGGCGAGCTTGCAACTGGAGAGACAACTCTTTCCTTTGCGAGCTTAAACATGGCCGAAATGAACGGGATTGGTTTTACTGGAAGAGCTAAAGATTTTAAGTCTGCTGAGATGGAAATTGGATTAGTAACTTCTGACGTTCTTGCTGCTCATAAAAAAGCTGTTAGTGCCGGGGCAACAGAAGTCAAAGAACCAACACAGAAGCCTTGGGGACAAACAGTCAGTTATGTGAGAGACCCCAATGGATTTCTCATTGAGATCTGCTCACCAATTGGCTAA
- the hemH gene encoding ferrochelatase — protein sequence MSEGKTKVVFVQLGSPKSPKVSDVRAFLREFLADPRVVDINPVLWKIILYLFVLPFRPKRSAELYSRIWDGKTFPLLSITKNFTDRVRTFLTSPKVEVNHAFLLSEPRVSAVWDDWEKDPNPATKLKVIPMFPQYSESTIASGLDGLAHVYKNRVKIPEISVVTNFHTTKAFIDNSVLQIDKYLEKFKNEGVHLDRLLLTFHGIQKRRVVQKEDVYYQHCYETFFLIRSRLKNISPDKVTMTFQSRFGSEEWLTPYTEDTVVKLVQKGEKHLAVYSPSFVADCLETLDELGHELKHTAQEEGGDIHFIPCLNDDEKWCKDFASFVEHQCLSDIETREADFYTLEKKDYKEFIEMSAQELKQKSTPLTPEAKTSIYIVALTIFLDLVGFSIIFPLFPSLAKHYLTVDANNVYLQAIFGSIQSISNYTADSTNAFSGIVLFGGMLGAIYSSLQFFAAPLWGAWSDRIGRKPVLVRSMAGMAVGYAIWFFSGSFTLLIISRIIDGIMGGNISTATAVVADVTTKENRSKGMAIIGVAFALGFVVGPAFGGILSLIDLTKIYPESVAWGVNPFSVPAAFAFILSVFNTVWISSKFKESLPPEKRGEAKTERSANIFKLFKPLPYPGVNLVNLGYFSFLTAFSGMEFTLTFLAAERLNYTSMQNAYIFIWIGFIIAFVQGGYVRRKAAVVGEKRMALIGMVSLIPGLLLIALAYSSPMLYAGLFFLAVGSSMIMPCLTTLVTFYTPSEEQGRSVGIFRSMGALARVLGPIFAAIIYYKDGSAAPYYIGAVFLLIPIIMVMKLPEVKEQAV from the coding sequence GTGAGTGAAGGAAAAACAAAAGTTGTTTTCGTCCAGTTAGGTTCGCCTAAAAGCCCTAAAGTCAGTGATGTCAGGGCCTTTTTAAGGGAGTTTTTAGCTGATCCCCGTGTTGTGGACATCAATCCTGTCCTATGGAAGATCATTTTATACCTTTTTGTCCTGCCATTTAGGCCGAAGCGATCTGCCGAGCTTTATTCTCGTATTTGGGACGGAAAAACTTTTCCGCTTCTTTCGATCACTAAGAATTTCACTGACCGCGTTCGTACATTTTTAACTTCGCCCAAGGTTGAGGTCAATCATGCTTTTTTACTATCAGAGCCGCGTGTAAGTGCCGTTTGGGATGACTGGGAAAAAGACCCGAATCCAGCGACTAAACTAAAAGTGATTCCCATGTTCCCTCAGTATTCGGAATCAACGATTGCTTCCGGTCTTGATGGTCTTGCACATGTTTATAAAAACCGAGTGAAGATCCCTGAAATCAGCGTCGTTACAAATTTTCATACAACCAAAGCATTTATCGATAACAGCGTTCTGCAAATTGATAAGTATCTTGAGAAGTTTAAAAACGAAGGCGTGCATTTAGACCGTCTGCTTTTAACTTTTCACGGAATCCAAAAAAGAAGAGTCGTGCAGAAAGAAGATGTTTATTACCAGCACTGTTATGAAACATTCTTTTTAATCCGCTCGCGCTTAAAAAATATCTCACCGGATAAAGTGACGATGACTTTCCAGTCGCGTTTTGGTTCTGAAGAGTGGCTGACTCCTTATACGGAAGATACAGTCGTGAAGCTGGTGCAAAAAGGTGAAAAGCACCTAGCTGTGTACTCGCCAAGCTTTGTGGCCGACTGTTTAGAGACCCTGGATGAATTAGGGCATGAGCTTAAACACACAGCTCAGGAAGAAGGGGGAGACATTCACTTTATCCCTTGTTTAAATGATGATGAAAAATGGTGCAAAGACTTCGCTAGTTTTGTTGAGCACCAATGTCTTTCAGATATCGAAACGCGCGAAGCCGACTTTTATACATTAGAAAAAAAGGACTATAAGGAATTTATTGAAATGAGTGCTCAGGAATTAAAACAAAAATCGACTCCATTAACCCCAGAAGCGAAGACCTCAATTTACATTGTAGCTTTAACGATCTTCCTTGACCTGGTTGGGTTCTCTATTATTTTCCCATTGTTTCCTAGTTTAGCGAAACACTACCTGACGGTAGATGCCAACAACGTTTACCTACAGGCGATTTTTGGGTCGATTCAATCGATTTCAAACTACACGGCCGATTCAACGAATGCTTTTTCAGGGATCGTTTTATTCGGTGGGATGTTAGGGGCGATTTACTCTTCTTTACAATTTTTTGCCGCTCCACTTTGGGGAGCGTGGTCGGATAGAATCGGAAGAAAGCCGGTTCTAGTCCGTTCTATGGCGGGGATGGCCGTTGGATACGCCATCTGGTTTTTCTCTGGTTCGTTTACACTTTTAATCATCTCGCGAATTATTGACGGGATTATGGGTGGAAACATTTCAACAGCAACAGCGGTTGTGGCCGATGTAACAACCAAAGAAAACCGCTCAAAAGGGATGGCGATCATTGGAGTGGCCTTTGCTCTAGGATTTGTTGTTGGACCGGCATTTGGTGGGATTCTTTCACTGATTGATTTAACAAAAATTTACCCGGAATCAGTTGCCTGGGGAGTAAACCCATTTTCTGTTCCAGCAGCTTTTGCTTTTATCCTTTCTGTTTTTAACACGGTATGGATTTCTTCAAAGTTTAAAGAAAGCCTACCTCCAGAAAAAAGAGGTGAAGCGAAAACTGAAAGAAGTGCCAACATTTTTAAACTTTTCAAACCTCTTCCATACCCTGGTGTTAACTTAGTTAACCTTGGATACTTCTCATTTTTAACAGCGTTCTCGGGAATGGAGTTTACTCTGACATTCCTGGCGGCAGAAAGATTAAATTACACATCGATGCAAAACGCTTACATCTTTATCTGGATTGGGTTCATCATTGCTTTCGTTCAAGGTGGATATGTTAGAAGAAAGGCCGCAGTGGTTGGTGAAAAGCGTATGGCCCTGATAGGAATGGTGTCTTTAATTCCAGGTCTATTGTTAATCGCTTTAGCTTATTCGTCTCCAATGCTTTATGCAGGATTATTCTTCCTGGCCGTTGGTTCTTCGATGATCATGCCGTGTCTGACAACACTTGTGACGTTTTATACGCCTAGTGAAGAGCAGGGAAGAAGTGTGGGGATCTTCAGGTCAATGGGAGCTCTTGCCCGCGTTTTAGGTCCCATTTTTGCGGCGATTATTTACTACAAAGATGGCTCAGCAGCTCCGTATTATATTGGGGCGGTATTCTTATTAATCCCAATCATCATGGTAATGAAGTTACCAGAAGTAAAAGAGCAGGCGGTTTAA
- the queF gene encoding preQ(1) synthase → MKKSKNTASKSPRQGQKSETRKAELKSFSLGESHTDYPTTYSPEVLEAFDNKNPGKTAWTTFVCTEFTSLCPKTSQPDFAKIFINYIADKKMVESKSLKLYLFSFRNHGDFHEDCVQKICDDLVKLMNPHYIEVIGEFTPRGGIAIFPFASYGSKKFEKLKDERFMNYAPGKYSMELSKLY, encoded by the coding sequence ATGAAAAAGAGCAAGAATACTGCTTCGAAATCGCCTAGACAAGGCCAGAAGTCAGAGACGAGAAAAGCTGAGCTAAAAAGCTTCTCGCTAGGCGAAAGCCACACTGATTATCCAACCACTTACTCTCCAGAAGTACTGGAGGCCTTCGATAATAAGAACCCGGGGAAGACGGCCTGGACGACATTCGTGTGCACTGAGTTTACTTCTCTATGCCCTAAAACGTCACAACCAGATTTTGCAAAAATCTTTATCAACTACATCGCTGATAAAAAGATGGTGGAATCAAAGTCGCTGAAGCTCTACCTTTTCAGCTTTAGAAACCACGGTGACTTCCACGAGGACTGCGTTCAGAAAATCTGTGACGACCTGGTGAAGTTAATGAACCCGCACTACATCGAAGTTATCGGTGAGTTCACTCCGCGCGGAGGAATTGCGATTTTCCCGTTTGCAAGTTATGGGTCTAAGAAATTTGAAAAACTAAAAGACGAACGTTTTATGAATTATGCTCCGGGAAAATACTCGATGGAGCTTTCAAAACTATACTAG
- the tatA gene encoding twin-arginine translocase TatA/TatE family subunit: protein MGIGFTEGLLIAAIALLLFGGKKIPELGKTLGASIKGFKEGMKEDNKKVDDNDKKQS, encoded by the coding sequence ATGGGAATTGGATTTACAGAAGGCCTTTTAATTGCGGCCATCGCCCTACTTCTTTTTGGTGGAAAGAAAATTCCAGAGCTGGGAAAGACTCTGGGAGCTTCAATCAAGGGCTTTAAAGAAGGAATGAAAGAAGACAATAAAAAAGTAGACGACAACGACAAGAAGCAGTCTTAA
- a CDS encoding response regulator: MSIVPILLIVDDNPDLLEMYEEILQIPGVKTVGLTSGASALDFCKSNPGVQVIVSDSNMGEMSGMELLSNLRSYYQTMPVFYLFTGAFDIREEEVKEAGGHGLILKPFDLDEILERIKKDIKF; encoded by the coding sequence ATGAGTATAGTGCCGATCCTTTTAATCGTTGATGACAATCCTGACCTCCTTGAAATGTATGAAGAGATTCTCCAGATACCTGGTGTAAAAACTGTTGGTCTTACTTCAGGGGCGTCTGCATTGGATTTTTGCAAAAGCAATCCTGGAGTCCAGGTGATTGTTTCTGATTCCAATATGGGCGAGATGTCTGGAATGGAGCTTCTCTCTAATCTAAGAAGCTATTATCAAACTATGCCAGTCTTCTATCTTTTTACGGGTGCCTTCGATATCAGAGAAGAAGAAGTCAAAGAGGCCGGAGGACATGGCCTTATCTTAAAACCATTTGACCTCGATGAAATTTTAGAGAGAATTAAAAAGGACATTAAATTCTAA
- a CDS encoding KH domain-containing protein, producing MKDLISYVSKALVDMPEAVTVNEIVGEQTTVIELKVDKTDLGKIIGKQGRTARSLRTILNAASTKLKKRSVLEIIE from the coding sequence TTGAAAGACCTTATTAGCTACGTAAGTAAAGCTCTAGTAGATATGCCGGAAGCTGTTACTGTAAATGAGATCGTTGGTGAGCAGACGACTGTAATTGAACTAAAGGTAGATAAAACTGACCTTGGTAAGATTATCGGAAAGCAAGGCCGTACAGCGAGATCACTAAGAACGATCCTGAATGCAGCGTCGACTAAATTAAAGAAGCGCTCAGTTCTAGAGATCATCGAGTAG
- the rpsP gene encoding 30S ribosomal protein S16: MLTVRLSRGGRKNDPVYTIVVTDSRKSRDGGFLEKLGQYNPHDATSLKNVKVDRLKALVASGATLSDTVRTLLSNQKIAL; the protein is encoded by the coding sequence ATGTTAACTGTTAGACTATCGCGTGGTGGAAGAAAAAATGATCCTGTTTACACAATCGTTGTAACTGACTCTCGTAAATCAAGAGACGGTGGTTTCCTTGAGAAACTAGGACAATACAACCCACACGACGCTACTTCACTTAAGAACGTAAAAGTTGACCGCCTTAAAGCTCTAGTAGCTTCTGGTGCAACTCTTTCTGATACAGTAAGAACTCTACTTAGCAACCAAAAAATCGCTCTTTAA
- the ffh gene encoding signal recognition particle protein: MFDTLSEKFSNAFKYIQGKSKITEDNIEETLKEVRTALLEADVNFKVVKEFVAAVKEKALGEKVIKGVNPGEQFVKIMHDELARIMGDANEEINLERPGIVPILVVGLNGQGKTTFSGKLALHLKNKKKKDVLLVPADTFRPAAKAQLQTLAKQIDVDCFDSDLNLHPKEIAKLAIEEAKKRHKSVVIIDTAGRLHVDAELMDQLKEVKESINDLKPEVLMVADAMTGQAAVDVSKTFHEAIGVTGIVLSKMDSDAKGGAALSIRHVTGVPIRYVSMGEKMKDLELFHPDRLAKRILDMGDVLSLVEKAQDNINESDAESMMNNFKKGKFTVDDFLKQMDMISNLGSMGSILKMIPGMGGMLRQIGDLSPAENEMKRMKIIISSMTKAERQDYKIIKESRLKRIASGSGTTEAQVKDFLGKFKQMEQMMGGMAAMMNGGGFPGMPGFPGMGGKKGFRQDPNAVNPFAGMQGKDKKKGGKGPWGKGYF, translated from the coding sequence ATGTTTGATACGTTAAGTGAGAAATTTTCCAACGCCTTTAAGTACATTCAAGGCAAATCAAAAATCACTGAAGACAATATTGAAGAAACACTAAAAGAAGTACGCACAGCTCTTCTGGAAGCTGACGTTAACTTCAAAGTTGTCAAAGAATTTGTGGCCGCTGTTAAAGAAAAAGCTCTTGGTGAAAAAGTTATCAAGGGAGTTAACCCTGGCGAGCAGTTTGTTAAGATTATGCACGACGAACTGGCGCGCATCATGGGAGACGCCAACGAAGAAATCAACTTAGAGCGCCCGGGAATTGTTCCTATCCTTGTTGTCGGTTTAAACGGACAAGGGAAGACGACATTTTCTGGAAAACTTGCTCTGCATTTAAAAAACAAAAAGAAAAAAGATGTGCTCCTGGTTCCAGCGGATACATTCCGTCCAGCTGCGAAGGCGCAATTACAAACCCTGGCAAAACAAATCGATGTAGATTGCTTCGACTCTGATTTGAATCTTCACCCAAAAGAGATTGCCAAACTAGCTATTGAAGAAGCTAAAAAACGTCACAAGAGTGTAGTGATTATTGATACGGCCGGGCGTCTTCACGTCGATGCTGAACTCATGGATCAACTCAAGGAAGTGAAGGAATCAATCAATGATTTAAAACCAGAAGTCCTGATGGTGGCAGACGCCATGACCGGACAAGCGGCCGTTGATGTTTCTAAAACTTTCCATGAAGCTATCGGTGTGACGGGTATTGTTCTCTCGAAAATGGACTCTGACGCCAAAGGTGGGGCGGCCTTATCTATCCGTCACGTCACAGGTGTCCCTATTCGTTACGTTTCGATGGGCGAGAAGATGAAGGACCTGGAGTTATTCCACCCGGATCGTCTTGCTAAGAGAATTCTCGACATGGGGGATGTTCTTTCACTAGTTGAAAAAGCACAAGACAACATTAACGAGTCCGACGCTGAGTCGATGATGAACAACTTTAAAAAAGGGAAGTTCACTGTCGATGATTTCTTAAAGCAAATGGACATGATTAGTAATCTGGGTTCAATGGGCTCGATTCTAAAAATGATTCCTGGGATGGGTGGTATGCTTCGCCAGATCGGCGATCTAAGCCCTGCTGAAAACGAAATGAAGCGCATGAAGATCATCATCTCATCAATGACCAAGGCAGAACGCCAGGACTATAAAATCATCAAAGAAAGCCGTTTAAAACGAATCGCTAGCGGTTCAGGGACAACGGAAGCTCAGGTAAAGGACTTCCTTGGGAAGTTCAAACAAATGGAGCAAATGATGGGTGGGATGGCCGCTATGATGAATGGCGGAGGTTTTCCGGGAATGCCAGGATTTCCAGGAATGGGAGGAAAGAAGGGTTTTAGGCAAGATCCTAACGCTGTGAATCCTTTCGCTGGAATGCAAGGCAAGGACAAGAAAAAAGGTGGCAAAGGTCCGTGGGGCAAAGGATATTTTTAA
- a CDS encoding HAD family hydrolase has protein sequence MKNISQESQPKMIIFDHDGTLVCTETPEFSLFPGIKELLVDLVAQDFHISVWTARSHKSTVESLKRLGIAEYVGEIYGNDDGMSKPHPMGLLKITQGIEKENLLHVGDSLGDLDGAKAFGIPVIAACWNSTIQVEIFRAKTPYVAMKPADCRPIIEAHFNLKLG, from the coding sequence ATGAAAAATATTTCCCAAGAATCTCAACCGAAGATGATCATTTTTGATCACGACGGCACACTGGTGTGCACCGAAACTCCTGAATTTAGTTTATTCCCGGGAATTAAAGAACTTTTAGTTGATCTGGTGGCCCAAGACTTCCATATCAGCGTCTGGACGGCGAGATCTCATAAATCTACAGTAGAGAGCTTAAAGCGCCTGGGGATTGCCGAGTACGTCGGAGAAATCTATGGCAATGATGATGGAATGTCTAAACCTCACCCGATGGGGCTTTTAAAAATCACCCAAGGGATTGAAAAAGAAAACTTACTTCACGTCGGAGATAGTCTCGGAGATCTCGATGGCGCAAAAGCTTTTGGAATTCCTGTTATTGCAGCTTGCTGGAATAGCACAATTCAGGTAGAAATTTTCCGTGCCAAAACACCATATGTCGCAATGAAGCCGGCCGACTGCCGTCCGATCATTGAAGCGCATTTTAACCTCAAATTGGGATAA
- a CDS encoding tRNA dihydrouridine synthase, which translates to MTKNAPFSPELQKKIDVLKARRTPIQMGSLSFDSPLLLAPMSSICTAPFRLLMEDLGAGGTVSELISIHGINYKNVRTVDMLKVDPREKNMGLQLFGEGAEAFAEAAKVAEEFNPKFIDINMGCPVKKVVGTGAGSSLLKDPSALPPLFSAVKKAIKVPLTIKIRLGWDHDSINALEVIHIAKEEGIEFVAVHGRTRAQQYTGNANWDHLEFLGEKAPLDIIGNGDLHTATLVKNRMKTTKCQALMLGRGPLRNPFLFLEPYMTEADDIFFTPQDHLEVINKLIEYSVPYAHSDHTLLVSIRKHLIWMAAGYNNVSYFRDVIFKTPDLKDTMKISEDFFLSLKDQRKRLQDHDSFMTSGHG; encoded by the coding sequence ATGACCAAGAATGCACCATTTAGCCCAGAACTTCAAAAAAAAATCGACGTTCTTAAAGCGCGTCGCACACCTATTCAAATGGGCTCACTTTCTTTTGACTCTCCACTACTTCTAGCTCCGATGTCTTCAATCTGTACGGCCCCTTTCAGGCTTTTAATGGAAGACCTAGGTGCTGGCGGAACAGTCAGCGAACTTATTTCTATTCACGGGATCAATTACAAAAACGTTAGAACGGTCGATATGTTAAAAGTTGACCCGCGCGAAAAAAATATGGGTCTGCAGCTTTTTGGTGAAGGCGCTGAAGCTTTTGCTGAAGCGGCGAAGGTCGCTGAAGAGTTCAATCCAAAATTTATCGATATCAACATGGGTTGCCCGGTAAAAAAAGTTGTTGGAACTGGAGCGGGATCTTCATTATTAAAAGACCCAAGTGCTCTTCCTCCACTTTTTAGCGCTGTCAAAAAAGCAATCAAAGTTCCGCTGACTATTAAAATCAGATTGGGATGGGATCACGATTCAATCAACGCTTTAGAAGTCATTCATATCGCAAAAGAAGAAGGGATTGAATTCGTCGCAGTCCACGGCAGAACGCGCGCGCAACAATACACGGGGAATGCAAACTGGGATCACCTGGAATTCCTGGGAGAAAAAGCTCCACTGGATATTATCGGCAACGGCGATCTTCACACGGCCACTCTGGTAAAAAACAGAATGAAGACCACAAAATGCCAGGCCCTCATGCTGGGACGCGGGCCTTTAAGAAATCCATTTTTATTTCTTGAGCCTTACATGACTGAGGCCGATGACATCTTCTTTACTCCTCAGGATCACCTGGAAGTTATCAATAAACTCATCGAGTACTCTGTGCCTTATGCCCACAGTGACCACACCCTTTTAGTGTCGATTAGAAAACACTTAATCTGGATGGCCGCGGGTTACAATAACGTGAGCTACTTTAGGGATGTGATCTTTAAAACTCCTGACCTGAAAGACACGATGAAAATTTCAGAAGACTTCTTCCTGTCACTAAAAGACCAAAGAAAGAGACTTCAGGACCACGACTCGTTTATGACTTCTGGCCACGGTTAA